The Mesorhizobium sp. B1-1-8 genome contains a region encoding:
- a CDS encoding ATP-binding cassette domain-containing protein, protein MADRAALAVRDLVIARGASPVTQAIAPGEIVGLAGLDGHGQELFLKMLAGLAPPLGGSIVLDLPGGPRRIVGFRKAVSSGIAYLPRDRRANGIFPTQSVLDNFAVSTLSRDTRLGLINPAARKARYDIYREKLSISAPQPDAPITTLSGGNQQKVLLARALALEPAILLLNDPTRGVDVATRHVLYEVFRGLAGDGMGLVILSSEMEEILLLCHRVLVFRENEIAAEIADEAMNADSVIAAMFGRAA, encoded by the coding sequence ATGGCTGATCGCGCTGCCCTCGCCGTCCGCGACCTCGTCATCGCACGCGGCGCCAGCCCAGTCACGCAAGCCATCGCTCCCGGCGAGATCGTCGGGCTTGCCGGCCTCGACGGCCACGGCCAGGAGCTGTTCCTGAAAATGCTCGCCGGCCTGGCGCCACCGCTTGGCGGGTCGATCGTGCTCGACCTGCCTGGCGGGCCGCGCAGGATCGTCGGTTTTCGCAAGGCCGTCTCCAGCGGCATTGCCTATTTGCCGCGCGACCGGCGCGCCAACGGCATTTTCCCGACGCAGTCGGTGCTCGACAATTTCGCCGTCTCGACGCTGTCGCGCGATACGAGGCTTGGCCTGATCAACCCGGCGGCGCGCAAGGCGCGCTATGACATTTACCGCGAGAAACTGTCGATCTCAGCGCCGCAGCCCGATGCGCCGATCACCACGCTTTCCGGCGGCAACCAGCAGAAGGTGCTGTTGGCGCGGGCGCTGGCGCTGGAGCCGGCTATCCTGCTTCTCAACGATCCGACGCGCGGCGTCGATGTGGCGACGCGGCATGTTCTTTACGAGGTCTTTCGCGGCCTGGCAGGCGACGGCATGGGCCTCGTCATCCTGTCCAGCGAGATGGAGGAGATCTTGCTCCTCTGCCATCGCGTTCTAGTGTTCCGCGAAAACGAAATTGCGGCCGAGATCGCCGACGAGGCGATGAACGCCGATAGCGTGATCGCCGCCATGTTCGGACGCGCGGCATGA
- a CDS encoding IclR family transcriptional regulator translates to MDDSEDERYRAPALDKGLDILELLAGVDGGLTQAEIAKKLDRSPNEFYRMLDRLVRRGYVTRLDGDRYSLTLKLFGLAQLHAPVRRLVSYATPLMGELAETSQQANQLVVFDRGSAVVIAQQEAPNYWGISIRVGAHISLFDTGSGHVLLAFRSQEERQMMISEHVRSTDKTVQSPEFFARLDQIRDRGYEMMASMQTAGVFNLSAPVRSSDGKAIAALSIPYITVINTPSAPDITRTIELLLATAEKLSRLAGSAVGSSA, encoded by the coding sequence ATGGATGACAGCGAAGACGAGCGTTATCGCGCGCCGGCGCTGGACAAGGGGCTCGACATCCTCGAACTGCTGGCGGGGGTGGACGGCGGGCTGACGCAGGCCGAAATCGCCAAGAAGCTCGACCGCAGCCCGAACGAGTTCTACCGTATGCTGGACCGGCTGGTGCGGCGCGGCTATGTCACGCGCCTCGACGGCGACCGCTATTCGCTGACGCTCAAGCTGTTCGGCCTGGCGCAGTTGCACGCCCCGGTGCGGCGGCTGGTTTCCTACGCCACGCCATTGATGGGCGAACTTGCCGAGACATCGCAGCAGGCCAACCAACTCGTTGTTTTTGATCGTGGTTCCGCAGTCGTGATCGCCCAGCAAGAGGCGCCGAACTACTGGGGCATCTCGATCCGCGTCGGCGCCCATATCAGCCTGTTCGACACCGGGTCAGGGCATGTGCTGCTCGCCTTCCGTTCGCAGGAAGAGCGGCAGATGATGATTTCCGAGCATGTCCGCAGCACCGACAAGACGGTGCAGTCGCCCGAGTTCTTCGCCCGTCTCGACCAGATCCGCGACCGCGGCTACGAGATGATGGCCTCGATGCAGACCGCCGGCGTCTTCAACCTCTCAGCCCCGGTGCGCAGTTCCGACGGCAAGGCGATCGCGGCACTGTCGATCCCCTACATCACCGTGATCAACACGCCTTCGGCACCCGATATCACCCGGACCATAGAGCTTTTGCTGGCGACGGCCGAGAAGCTGTCGCGCCTGGCTGGATCGGCTGTCGGCTCATCGGCTTGA
- a CDS encoding ABC transporter substrate-binding protein encodes MKSMIRGLLAATALASLATTALAEDVQGVIGGLPTELKAQYDGAPQKVLPSAWDNFTPPPKPWKWCHSESYQGNPWRVTVTKELKRLVDGLIADGSVSSFEVADSNNDASQQINQIRAFIDKKCSIITSIPGSATALDDAIDAAAKAGIPFITAAGSVTSPNAINVDSNYARWGYDMMTAIGKAEPDGASILLVEGIAGHPIVVQERQGADKALAENPKLKIARTVNGNWTANVTKTVVLQAIATNPAPIDAVWTTGSESRVVAEAFAEAGRPAPLITGSITGDALGYWKANPDKYRFEGHAVLPHWTAETLFRVGERMLDGQKPKLNTLLIPIPPVHSADLGAWYKDCMTTDAVSIFPIPPKDPMPDEWLDAYFSNPAPTKGWDYSKVPDACAK; translated from the coding sequence ATGAAAAGCATGATCCGCGGCCTGCTGGCCGCAACCGCTCTGGCCTCGCTTGCGACGACCGCCCTTGCCGAAGATGTGCAAGGCGTCATCGGCGGCCTGCCGACGGAACTCAAGGCGCAGTATGACGGCGCGCCGCAGAAGGTGCTGCCTTCGGCCTGGGACAATTTCACCCCGCCGCCGAAGCCGTGGAAATGGTGCCACTCGGAATCCTATCAGGGCAATCCCTGGCGCGTCACCGTGACCAAGGAGCTGAAGCGTTTGGTCGACGGGCTCATCGCCGACGGCAGCGTTTCCAGCTTCGAAGTGGCAGATTCCAACAACGACGCCAGCCAGCAGATCAACCAGATCCGCGCCTTCATCGACAAGAAATGCTCGATTATTACTTCGATCCCCGGCTCGGCGACCGCGCTTGACGATGCGATCGATGCAGCCGCCAAGGCCGGCATCCCGTTCATCACCGCGGCCGGTTCGGTGACCAGCCCGAACGCGATCAACGTCGATTCCAACTATGCGCGCTGGGGCTATGACATGATGACGGCGATCGGCAAGGCCGAGCCGGACGGCGCCAGCATCCTTTTGGTAGAAGGCATTGCCGGCCACCCGATCGTGGTGCAGGAACGCCAGGGCGCCGACAAGGCGCTGGCCGAAAACCCGAAGCTGAAGATCGCGCGCACCGTCAACGGCAACTGGACCGCCAATGTCACCAAGACGGTCGTGCTGCAGGCGATCGCCACCAATCCGGCACCGATCGATGCGGTGTGGACCACGGGCAGCGAAAGCCGCGTCGTCGCCGAGGCCTTCGCCGAAGCCGGACGGCCGGCGCCGTTGATCACCGGTTCGATCACTGGCGATGCGCTGGGCTACTGGAAGGCCAATCCCGACAAGTACCGTTTCGAGGGCCATGCCGTGCTGCCGCACTGGACCGCCGAGACGCTGTTTCGCGTCGGCGAGCGCATGCTCGACGGCCAGAAGCCGAAGCTGAACACGCTGCTGATCCCGATCCCGCCGGTCCACAGCGCCGATCTTGGCGCCTGGTACAAGGACTGCATGACGACGGATGCGGTCTCGATCTTCCCGATCCCGCCGAAGGATCCGATGCCGGACGAATGGCTCGACGCCTATTTCTCGAATCCGGCGCCGACCAAGGGCTGGGACTATTCGAAGGTGCCAGACGCCTGTGCAAAATGA
- a CDS encoding ABC transporter substrate-binding protein: MNRLLSGVSAGALLLAFGAGAALAADLPGKFAGVTVDVKLIGGQQYEKLYERIPEWEKATGAKVNILTKKNGFDIDKELKSDIASGSTNWCVGWNHSSFAPQYTGLYTDLSKLLPKEEIDAFVPSTIKAATIDGKLEMLPRAQFDVSALYYQKSLYDNADNKAKFKAKYGYDLVPPDTWKEVTDQAEFFANPPNFYGTQFAGKEEAINGRFYEMVVAEGGEYLDKDGKPVFNSEAGVRALDWFVNLYKAKAVPAGTTNYLWDDLGQGFASGTVAINLDWPGWAGFFNDPKSSKVAGNVGVKVAPKGSSGKRTGWSGFHGFSVTENCPNKQAAASLVWWLTNEDSQKLEAAAGPLPTRTAVWDWDLKQAENDPYKKEVLAAFQEEATHAFAVPQTPEWIEISNAVYPELQAAILGDKTSKQALDEAAAKATQILQDAGKL, encoded by the coding sequence ATGAACAGACTGCTTTCCGGCGTCTCCGCCGGCGCATTGTTGCTTGCGTTCGGTGCAGGTGCGGCGCTTGCCGCCGATCTGCCCGGCAAGTTCGCGGGCGTCACCGTCGACGTGAAGCTGATCGGCGGCCAGCAATACGAAAAGCTCTATGAGCGCATTCCCGAATGGGAGAAGGCGACCGGCGCCAAGGTCAACATCCTGACCAAGAAGAACGGCTTCGACATCGACAAGGAGCTGAAATCCGACATCGCCTCGGGCAGCACCAACTGGTGCGTCGGCTGGAACCATTCCTCCTTCGCGCCGCAATATACGGGCCTCTACACCGACCTCAGCAAGCTGCTGCCCAAGGAAGAGATCGACGCCTTCGTGCCCTCGACGATCAAGGCGGCGACCATCGACGGCAAGCTGGAGATGCTGCCGCGCGCCCAGTTCGACGTCTCGGCCCTCTACTACCAGAAGAGCCTCTACGACAACGCCGACAACAAGGCCAAGTTCAAGGCCAAATACGGCTATGACCTGGTGCCGCCGGACACCTGGAAGGAAGTCACCGACCAGGCCGAGTTCTTCGCCAACCCGCCCAATTTCTACGGCACCCAGTTCGCCGGCAAGGAAGAGGCGATCAACGGCCGCTTCTACGAGATGGTCGTTGCCGAAGGCGGCGAATATCTCGACAAGGACGGCAAGCCGGTCTTCAACTCCGAGGCCGGCGTCCGGGCGCTCGACTGGTTCGTCAATCTCTACAAGGCCAAGGCCGTGCCGGCCGGAACCACCAACTATCTCTGGGACGATCTCGGCCAGGGCTTTGCTTCCGGAACCGTCGCCATCAATCTCGACTGGCCGGGCTGGGCAGGCTTCTTCAACGATCCGAAATCATCGAAGGTCGCCGGCAATGTCGGCGTCAAAGTTGCGCCGAAGGGCTCCTCCGGCAAGCGCACCGGCTGGTCCGGTTTCCATGGCTTCTCGGTGACCGAGAACTGCCCGAACAAGCAGGCCGCCGCCTCGCTTGTGTGGTGGCTGACCAACGAGGACAGCCAGAAGCTCGAGGCCGCCGCGGGCCCGCTGCCGACCCGCACCGCCGTCTGGGACTGGGACCTGAAGCAGGCCGAAAACGATCCCTACAAGAAGGAGGTTCTTGCCGCCTTCCAGGAAGAGGCCACGCACGCCTTCGCCGTGCCGCAGACGCCGGAGTGGATCGAGATCTCGAACGCCGTCTATCCCGAATTGCAGGCGGCGATCCTCGGCGACAAGACCTCCAAGCAGGCACTGGATGAAGCGGCCGCCAAGGCGACGCAAATCCTCCAGGACGCCGGCAAGCTCTAA
- a CDS encoding ABC transporter permease codes for MAAGRNLFATTNARVIGAFCVAALLHLGGTVLIPGYSAPFAVRAMLVLASLLAVASIGQTLVVIMGGIDLSIPFVIGFANVVAAQLYGDGWNFFVVCGLVGALALAIGGLNGLISRSLDIQPLIVTLGIGMVVQGLVLLWTAGFPSGSAPQAISSFVSIGGSAGPLPVPWLVPSLVVLAALVVLVLERTPYGRRLYALGSNPGAAPLALIDPVRMWVITYAASAFFAAVAGVLLLGFTGSAYGDVGQPYLFQTIAAVVVGGAALVGGRGSYLGTIAGVLVLTEINTLLIGLGFQPSAVQAALGFIIVLLVSLYGRERHVSTTI; via the coding sequence ATGGCCGCCGGCCGAAACCTGTTCGCGACAACCAACGCCCGCGTCATTGGCGCCTTCTGCGTCGCGGCTCTTTTGCATCTTGGCGGTACTGTTCTCATTCCAGGCTATTCGGCGCCGTTCGCGGTGCGCGCCATGCTGGTGCTCGCCTCGCTGCTCGCCGTCGCCTCGATCGGGCAGACGCTGGTCGTCATCATGGGCGGCATCGACCTGTCCATTCCCTTCGTCATCGGTTTCGCCAACGTCGTGGCCGCGCAGCTCTATGGCGACGGCTGGAATTTTTTCGTCGTTTGCGGCCTCGTCGGCGCGCTGGCGCTCGCCATCGGCGGGCTGAACGGTCTGATCTCACGTAGCCTCGATATCCAGCCGCTCATCGTCACGCTCGGCATCGGCATGGTCGTGCAAGGGCTGGTGCTGTTGTGGACCGCCGGCTTCCCGTCCGGCTCCGCGCCGCAAGCTATCTCCAGCTTCGTGTCGATCGGCGGATCGGCGGGCCCCCTGCCCGTTCCGTGGCTGGTGCCCAGCCTGGTCGTGCTGGCGGCGCTCGTCGTTCTGGTGCTGGAGCGCACACCCTATGGGCGCCGGCTCTATGCGCTGGGCAGCAACCCGGGCGCCGCGCCGCTGGCGCTGATCGACCCGGTTCGCATGTGGGTCATCACCTATGCGGCGAGCGCGTTCTTCGCCGCCGTAGCGGGCGTGCTGCTGCTCGGCTTCACCGGCTCGGCCTATGGCGATGTCGGTCAGCCCTATCTGTTCCAGACCATCGCCGCCGTGGTGGTCGGCGGCGCAGCATTGGTCGGCGGCCGCGGCAGCTATCTCGGCACGATCGCCGGCGTGCTGGTGCTGACGGAAATCAACACGCTGCTGATCGGCCTCGGATTCCAGCCCTCGGCCGTGCAGGCCGCGCTCGGCTTCATCATCGTGCTGCTGGTCTCGCTCTATGGTCGCGAGCGGCACGTCTCGACGACGATCTGA
- a CDS encoding carbohydrate ABC transporter permease, whose amino-acid sequence MMKGLKPSAPFLLLLPAMIVLAAVVVVPLLLSLYSSFTPFRLTRPETFFVFIGFRNYLSILSNADFWWAFGRTVLLLTIALNLEMLLGLGLAMLVEKATRGQRVLRTLMMFPMMFSPILVGFQFKFMFNDNIGLVNNVLQSLGLTQDAIPWLIEGHLAFIAISVAEIWSSTAIFAILILAGLLAMPKEPVEAARVDGCTPWQTFRYVTWPFVMPFAYIAMTIRSLDVARAYDIVKIMTDGGPAGRTELLWTLVARTAYSDGRMGMANAMAYFSILLSIAFTVYFFNKLAAARTQIGAEW is encoded by the coding sequence CTGATGAAGGGCCTCAAGCCATCCGCGCCATTCCTGCTGCTGCTGCCGGCCATGATCGTGCTGGCGGCGGTCGTCGTGGTGCCGCTGCTTCTGTCGCTCTATTCCAGCTTCACGCCTTTCCGCCTGACCCGGCCGGAGACGTTCTTCGTCTTCATCGGTTTTCGGAACTACCTGTCGATCCTGTCCAACGCCGACTTCTGGTGGGCCTTCGGCCGCACCGTTCTGTTGCTGACGATCGCGCTCAATCTCGAAATGCTGCTTGGCCTCGGCCTCGCCATGCTGGTCGAGAAGGCGACGCGCGGCCAGCGCGTCCTGCGCACGCTGATGATGTTTCCGATGATGTTCTCGCCCATCCTCGTCGGCTTCCAGTTCAAGTTCATGTTCAACGACAATATCGGCCTGGTGAACAACGTCTTGCAATCGCTAGGCCTCACCCAGGACGCCATACCGTGGCTGATCGAAGGCCATCTCGCCTTTATCGCCATCTCGGTCGCCGAGATCTGGTCGTCGACGGCGATCTTCGCCATCCTGATCCTCGCCGGATTGTTGGCCATGCCCAAGGAGCCGGTCGAGGCGGCGCGCGTCGACGGCTGCACGCCATGGCAGACCTTCCGCTATGTGACATGGCCGTTCGTCATGCCCTTCGCCTATATCGCCATGACCATCCGCTCGCTCGACGTGGCGCGCGCCTATGACATCGTCAAGATCATGACCGATGGCGGACCGGCGGGCCGCACCGAGTTGCTTTGGACGCTGGTGGCGCGCACCGCCTACAGCGACGGGCGCATGGGCATGGCCAACGCGATGGCTTATTTCTCGATCCTGCTGTCGATCGCCTTCACCGTCTATTTCTTCAACAAGCTCGCCGCGGCGCGCACGCAGATCGGTGCCGAGTGGTGA
- a CDS encoding extracellular solute-binding protein, whose product MTWSHPRGYDPMVACSALWRARTGVAVEWDKRSLQDFESFPVEELARAYDLIVIDHPHVGQITAERCLEPLDVAGREADRAALASGSVGRSYPSYTWQGRQWAFPIDAATQVQVWRPDALDAPAAKWSEVLDLVRQGRVLLPLRPPHCLMTFFTLAGNRGHPCATDPSRDLIDVAAGSEAFETMREIATLVDPACFAMDPIAVFERMTEAGSRFVCAPLIYGYVSYAVAGFRAHRLAFTDIPVTGSGGPVGSALGGTGIAVSAFSESKAAAIDFAYWISSGEVQRGPYASAGGQPGHAAAWEDQAVNAATGNFYRDTRATLEGAWVRPRHDGYMAFQQAASDRINDGLTSGHRAGQVVADLNRLFREGSPAQVSGAAGGGA is encoded by the coding sequence ATGACCTGGAGCCATCCGCGCGGCTACGATCCGATGGTCGCCTGCTCGGCCCTGTGGCGGGCGCGGACCGGCGTTGCGGTCGAATGGGACAAGCGCTCGCTGCAGGATTTCGAGTCCTTCCCGGTCGAGGAACTGGCGCGCGCCTACGACCTCATCGTCATCGACCATCCGCATGTCGGCCAGATCACGGCGGAGCGCTGCCTCGAGCCGCTGGACGTCGCCGGCCGCGAAGCGGACCGTGCCGCACTTGCCTCCGGCAGCGTCGGCCGGTCCTATCCGAGCTACACATGGCAAGGGCGGCAATGGGCCTTCCCGATCGATGCGGCGACACAGGTCCAGGTCTGGCGTCCGGATGCGCTCGATGCGCCGGCTGCAAAGTGGAGCGAAGTGCTCGACCTCGTCCGGCAGGGCCGCGTGCTGCTGCCGCTGCGGCCGCCGCATTGCCTGATGACCTTCTTCACGCTGGCCGGCAATCGCGGGCATCCCTGCGCCACCGATCCGTCGCGAGATCTCATCGACGTCGCGGCCGGCAGCGAGGCCTTCGAGACCATGCGTGAGATCGCCACGCTGGTCGACCCGGCCTGTTTCGCGATGGATCCGATCGCCGTTTTTGAACGCATGACAGAGGCCGGCTCCCGGTTCGTCTGCGCGCCACTGATCTACGGCTATGTCTCCTATGCGGTGGCCGGCTTTCGTGCGCACCGCCTGGCATTCACCGACATCCCGGTTACCGGTTCCGGCGGCCCGGTCGGCTCGGCGCTCGGCGGCACCGGGATCGCCGTGTCGGCTTTCTCAGAGTCAAAAGCGGCCGCGATCGACTTCGCCTACTGGATATCCAGCGGTGAGGTTCAGCGCGGCCCATACGCCTCGGCCGGCGGGCAGCCCGGCCATGCCGCGGCCTGGGAAGACCAGGCCGTCAACGCGGCGACCGGCAATTTCTACCGGGATACCCGCGCGACGCTGGAAGGCGCATGGGTGCGGCCGCGCCATGACGGCTACATGGCGTTCCAGCAGGCGGCTTCCGACCGCATCAATGACGGCCTGACTTCAGGGCATCGGGCCGGCCAGGTCGTTGCCGATCTCAATCGCTTGTTCCGGGAGGGTAGCCCGGCACAGGTGTCCGGCGCTGCCGGTGGAGGAGCCTGA
- a CDS encoding ATP-binding cassette domain-containing protein, which yields MLEIRSISKRYGETVALADASIAFRAGTIHTILGENGSGKSTTVKLLSGIVQPDNGAIFLHGKPFSGANPSAFQAQGFATVFQEVLIAPDRSVTDNILLGLDGLVRRSVPRNERRDWASAALKRFAITDVPLDLRAGLLPLAAQQLVVLARAVVRNPKILILDEVTAALDFADRESVFSLMRALAGEGCLILFITHRMDEVMSLSDRISILRGGSVVRTEERGASTAAELLKAMAPRTAAELAHG from the coding sequence ATGCTTGAAATCAGAAGCATATCCAAACGCTATGGCGAGACGGTCGCGCTCGCGGACGCTTCGATCGCGTTCCGCGCCGGCACCATCCACACCATCCTGGGCGAGAACGGCTCCGGCAAGAGCACGACGGTGAAGCTGCTCTCCGGCATCGTCCAGCCGGACAACGGCGCAATCTTTTTGCACGGCAAGCCCTTTTCGGGTGCCAACCCCTCGGCCTTCCAGGCGCAAGGCTTCGCCACGGTGTTCCAGGAAGTGCTGATCGCACCCGACCGCAGCGTCACGGACAACATCCTGCTTGGCCTCGACGGGCTGGTCCGGCGTTCCGTTCCGCGCAACGAGCGTCGCGACTGGGCATCCGCCGCGCTAAAGCGTTTTGCCATCACCGACGTGCCTCTAGACCTGCGCGCCGGCCTGCTGCCGCTTGCCGCGCAGCAGCTGGTCGTTCTTGCCCGTGCGGTCGTGCGCAATCCAAAAATCCTGATCCTCGACGAAGTCACCGCCGCGCTCGACTTCGCCGACCGCGAATCCGTCTTTTCGCTGATGCGCGCCCTTGCCGGCGAAGGCTGTCTCATCCTCTTCATAACCCATCGTATGGACGAGGTGATGTCGCTCTCGGACCGCATCTCGATCCTGCGCGGCGGCAGCGTGGTGCGCACCGAGGAGCGCGGCGCATCGACGGCGGCTGAACTGTTGAAGGCCATGGCGCCACGCACGGCGGCGGAGCTGGCGCATGGCTGA
- a CDS encoding amidohydrolase family protein — MIIDTHLHLIDRSVLRYPWLAGVPALNRDFSYEEYAVEAHRVGVGQVLHMEVDVDPADIEAETDRVEGLSREAGSMLVGAIASCRPEEPDFPAYIERQKANPFVKGFRRVLHVVPDDLSEGALFRDNIKRLAGTGLTFDLVVLPHQIPKAIALADLAPDVQFVLDHCGVPDIKGKGEHPWREHMSEIARRPNVVAKISGVVAYADPGSWSVATLRPYVEHTIGAFGWDHVIWGSDWPVCTLGGGLSTWVAATHALLAGCSISERDGLLSANARKLWRLK; from the coding sequence ATGATCATCGACACCCATCTGCATCTCATCGATCGTTCGGTGCTGCGCTACCCCTGGCTTGCCGGTGTGCCGGCCCTCAACCGCGATTTCTCCTATGAGGAATATGCCGTGGAGGCGCACCGTGTCGGCGTCGGCCAAGTGCTGCATATGGAGGTCGATGTCGATCCGGCCGACATCGAGGCCGAGACCGACCGCGTCGAAGGCCTGTCCCGAGAGGCCGGCAGCATGCTGGTGGGAGCGATCGCATCCTGTCGTCCGGAAGAGCCTGACTTTCCGGCCTATATCGAGCGCCAGAAGGCAAATCCCTTTGTCAAGGGTTTCCGCCGCGTCCTCCATGTCGTGCCTGATGACCTTTCGGAGGGCGCGCTGTTTCGTGACAACATCAAGCGACTTGCCGGCACCGGTCTGACCTTCGATCTCGTGGTGTTGCCGCATCAGATTCCCAAGGCGATCGCGCTGGCCGATCTAGCGCCCGATGTGCAGTTCGTTCTCGACCATTGCGGGGTTCCCGACATCAAGGGCAAGGGCGAGCATCCCTGGCGCGAGCATATGAGCGAGATCGCGCGGCGTCCCAACGTCGTGGCCAAGATCTCCGGCGTGGTCGCCTATGCCGATCCCGGCAGTTGGTCGGTGGCGACGCTGCGGCCCTATGTCGAACACACCATCGGCGCGTTCGGCTGGGACCATGTCATCTGGGGCAGCGATTGGCCGGTCTGCACGCTTGGCGGCGGCCTGTCGACCTGGGTGGCGGCGACGCATGCGCTGCTTGCCGGCTGCAGCATTTCGGAACGCGACGGGCTGCTGTCAGCGAATGCCCGCAAGCTGTGGCGGTTGAAGTAG
- a CDS encoding ABC transporter permease: protein MNPISRLPSLWRNVGFASVLLIVLLAVNLILSPARFQPASWGALIGLAAPLIGAAIASTPVILAGRGGIDISVGPLMGFVNAVVIQVLFLRAGMSSPVILVPAALLIGALVGAANGFLATVIRIQPIVATLGTYLILTGVTLTILPAPIGPAPAWLKALSGPLSTLPLAAMFLAWWLVRRTPYYDQLMAVGSDDRASYTAGVDVTRVRFIAYVMTGLLGGCAGLMLTALIGSADPNIGPTYTLIAIAAVALGGVSLAGGRGGIAGAAIGAVDIFLLQSVLTTFNVSTFVLQIAYGAILVLAVMLTALQERLAMRGR from the coding sequence ATGAACCCTATTTCGCGCCTGCCTTCTCTCTGGCGAAATGTCGGCTTCGCTTCCGTGCTGCTGATCGTCTTGCTGGCCGTCAATCTCATCCTCAGCCCGGCGCGTTTCCAGCCGGCATCCTGGGGCGCTTTGATCGGACTGGCCGCCCCTCTGATCGGCGCGGCCATCGCCTCGACGCCGGTGATTCTCGCCGGCCGTGGCGGCATCGACATTTCGGTCGGGCCGCTGATGGGTTTCGTCAACGCCGTGGTGATCCAAGTCCTCTTTCTGCGAGCCGGGATGTCCTCGCCAGTGATCCTCGTCCCGGCAGCGCTGCTCATCGGCGCGCTGGTCGGTGCGGCAAACGGTTTTCTGGCGACCGTCATCCGCATCCAGCCGATCGTCGCCACGCTCGGCACCTACCTGATCCTCACCGGCGTCACGCTGACGATCCTGCCGGCGCCGATCGGCCCGGCGCCGGCATGGCTGAAGGCGCTGTCCGGCCCCCTATCGACGCTGCCGCTGGCGGCAATGTTCCTCGCTTGGTGGCTGGTGCGGCGTACACCTTACTACGACCAACTGATGGCTGTCGGCAGCGACGACCGTGCCTCCTACACCGCCGGCGTCGACGTCACGCGCGTGCGCTTCATCGCCTATGTCATGACCGGCCTGCTCGGCGGCTGCGCCGGGCTGATGCTGACCGCGCTGATCGGCTCGGCCGACCCCAATATCGGCCCCACCTACACGCTGATCGCCATTGCTGCCGTTGCGCTCGGCGGCGTCAGCCTCGCCGGCGGGCGCGGTGGCATCGCCGGTGCCGCGATCGGCGCCGTCGACATCTTCCTGCTGCAAAGCGTGCTGACCACGTTCAACGTCTCGACCTTCGTGCTGCAGATCGCTTATGGCGCCATATTGGTGCTGGCCGTCATGCTGACCGCGCTGCAGGAACGTCTTGCCATGAGGGGACGCTGA